The proteins below are encoded in one region of Pristis pectinata isolate sPriPec2 chromosome 37, sPriPec2.1.pri, whole genome shotgun sequence:
- the si:dkey-19b23.8 gene encoding low density lipoprotein receptor adapter protein 1-A: MALNNLPFIHTIKNSPAILRQRFQRDRAKSLSHGDPAFRVHYAGTQQIYSLEVEQASEAVRLLVGAEGTAKACKDHVLVVRPRYLEVKEIASGRQLTKTYLHDIAYCTADRAHPSVFLYICKHRKQLQCRVFRCNREEKARAITVCLAKVFEAAFSQWHASLGEGALPPLSPDTPSPAQGQAGALDAGTSRDEEVEGEPSRRQRRGAGAENGTGSSYAGATSFRARAAAGHRLRQRRGLDQRLTGAAAVHWRARR; the protein is encoded by the exons ATGGCGCTCAACAACCTCCCCTTCATCCACACCATCAAGAACTCACCCGCCATCCTCCGCCAGAGGTTCCAGCGGGACCGCGCGAAGAGCCTGTCCCACGGCGACCCGGCCTTCAGGGTGCACTATGCCGGCACGCAGCAGATCTACTCGCTGGAGGTGGAGCAGGCGTCCGAGGCGGTGAGGCTTCTGGTGGGGGCCGAGGGGACGGCTAAGGCCTGCAAGGACCACGTGCTGGTGGTGAGACCCCGCTACCTGGAGGTGAAGGAGATCGCCAGCGGCCGGCAGCTGACCAAGACGTACCTCCACGACATTGCCTACTGCACGGCGGACCGGGCCCACCCCAGCGTCTTCCTCTACATCTGTAAGCACAGGAAGCAGCTGCAGTGCCGGGTGTTCAGGTGCAACCGGGAGGAGAAGGCCCGCGCCATCACCGTCTGCCTGGCCAAGGTCTTCGAGGCCGCCTTCAGCCAGTGGCACGCCTCCCTCGGCGAGGGGGCTCTGCCGCCTCTCTCCCCGGACACCCCCAGCCCGGCCCAGGGACAGGCCGGAGCCCTGGACGCAG GGACCTCACGggacgaggaagtggagggggaaCCCTCGCGTCGACAGCGACGAGGAGCTGGAGCTGAGAATGGCACCGGGAGTTCCTACGCAGGGGCCACCTCCTTCCGAGCTCGCGCAGCGGCTGGACACAGGCTTCGACAACGTCGAGGACTTGACCAGAGACTCACTGGTGCGGCAGCTGTTCACTGGCGAGCCCGAAGATGA